TTTCAGTGATGCTCACGACCTGAAACTGACTTGGAACAGGTGGATCATGTCGCAAACACGTAAGATAGCCCTCTCGGGACTCGAATTGGTGGAATGGCCCTCGAAATTGCAAATTTTCCGCCAGAATCGAAACCAGACCTTCCACGTCACCTGCACAAAATCGTTCAATAAAACAGAGAGTTAGATCACGATTCGTCATATCTGTATTTCTCTATGGGACTCACTTTCAGAAATCTATTCTAACTTAGTAGCATGCCCTTTTGTTAAACGTGCTGATCAACGAGAATCGGGTTTCCGTCGGGGTCAATTGCCACAAAGCTGGCTGGTCCCGTCGTGGCTTCGTCCGCTTCGCTGACTAACTGCACACCCTGTGATTTCAACTCACGTTGAAGATCTCTGATATCCGTAAACGAATCGAGTTGTGTCGCATTACTGTCCCAACCCGGATTGAACGTTAATGTGTTCTTTTCAAACATACCTTGAAAAAGACCGATAATATGATCACCATTCTTGAGGATCAGCCAGTTCTGCGAGGCATCTCCACCGAAGATCTCAAAGCCGAATTTTTCATAAAACGCTCGAGAAGCTTCAATGTCTTTGACTGTCAGACTGATTGAAAATGCGCCGAGTTGCATGACTTTTCCTTTTAAAAATTGACACGATCTGATTCAATGTTGAGTTGATTGTTTGACAATAATCTTAAAATACTGCTCAATAAGATGTGTAGTTGTAATTGATTATGATTCATTGACCAGACCAACCTCTAACGCATGAGTCTGGTTTTGAAAAATCGCCATTGCCGTACTCATCCGCTTGAAACCCAGTTTTTTATAGAAACCTTCTTTGCCCGGATTTGCATACAGAATGATTTTTCTGTGTCCTTCAGAGAGATTGATTAATTTTTGAATGATCTTTTTGCCAATTCCTTTGCCCTGATAGTCGGGATGAATGGCAACGTCACAAATATAGGAACAGTCAACCCCATCCGCGAGCGCCCGACCAACACCAATCAGTTGTGTGCCATCAAAAACAAAACACTTATACATACTATTGCTAAAAGACTTCTGAAGATCAGCCGCTTTCTTCTCTCCAAGAGGAGCAATTTTGTATAAATGAGCCAGCACTTCCCATTCAATATGTTCTTGATCGTAGTTCCAGATTAACGGCAATAGAAACTCCTTCTGAAAAATTTCGTTCTACTTATCAAAATTGTAACACGATTGGAAATTTCTTTCATAGCGTAAGGCATATTTGAGCATACATTTTTCCGGCGTCTTCTATTCCGAATGAATGATTATAAACAATGCATTAACAAACGCTGATAGAACAGCCTGCGTTGACAGATTACTTCGGATGAATACGATAACAATGTCTGCTGCCACTGCGGCATCATACTTGGAATCTATTCATCACTTAATTCTCTGGTCAGGCTACATGACATCGACAGTTTCAGATCACTACGCAAATCACCTGGGACCAATCTATTCGTGGATGGTGGGCGACTTTCATACTGCGTCAGCCAGTATGTCTGACTACTTTGACCATATCGGAATTACCACAAACTCGTCAGGTTGTGCTATTGACCTTGGTTGTGGGCATGGAGTCCAGACGATTCCACTTGCTGAGCGAGGGTTGCGAGTTGTTGCCCTCGATACCTGCCAGCACCTGCTCGACGAGCTTGAAACTAAAGCGGAAGGTTTACAAATTCAAACTGTCCATGATGATCTACTTACATTTACCAATTATATACATGAGCCGATAGAAACAATCGTTTGTATGGGTGATACACTGACACATTTGGATTCGCAGGATCAAATTATCCAACTGATTAAAAACGTGGCAAAAGCTCTGGCTCCCAACGGCATCCTCTGTTTGTCATTTCGCGACTATACAACCAACGAACTCAAGGGGGATGCAAGATTCATTCCCGTGCGATCAGATGAGAAACGCATTCATACCTGTTTTCTTGAATATCAACCAGATTTCGTTTGCGTGCATGACATCCTGCATACAAAGGCCTCAGACGGCTGGGAAATGTCGGTGAGTTCCTATTCCAAACTCCGACTCTCACCAAATGACGTGGAACAGGCAGCGAAAGATCAGCGACTTCAACTAATCAACCGCTTTGAAAAACGCGGCATGATCTACCTTGCATTCCAGCGCAACTCTGAGGAAAACGTAGCGCAATAATACAGAGAGGGGACTAGAACTGTTTTAAAAATTAAACAATGTTTGTATCAATGCTTATTCTCAGTCTGTTGATCTTTCCTGCTCAATAGTTTCCGATAAACGGCTATGTGTCCAATGAGAGCCGCGGGAACCGCAATTGTCGGCAACCAGACGAAAGGAAAATATGTCACCCAGATATTATCTGGTTTAAGACGCTGGAATGCACTGGGAAAACTCAATACCGCGACGCCAACGATCCAAATAAGCAGACAAAGTGCGAGAGTATTCCAGAGAAGAATACCCCATTTAGGAATCCGCTTCACAAAGGGAAACAAGAGCAGTGCGGATGCTCCCGATAAAACGTCCAGATTGATTCCATCCCAAGACATTTGAGGGGGAGCCACTCCTTCTTCTGCAGCAAGATGAATCAGAATCTCAACGGGAATACGAAACGCCTGATATCCAACCAGTAAAGATAACGGCAGGAGCGATAAGTGTTTTCCCCATTTCGAAAGTCCCAATACAATCGTCACCGCGAAGGTCGGAAAAAGCAGCAAGAGAATTCGCGGCGGAGTTGAATCAAAAACGCTCAGTAGACCAGACGAACCAATAATACCTGTGAACACTAACCAGACTATACCGATTCCGAATACCCACCGTGATCGAAGCGCTATGGCAAACATCGCAACGAGTAGGATAGACAATACAATAAAACCGACTTGAAGAATCAAGCTCGGTTGCGCTGGCAGGGGTTCCATTTTCGCAATACTCATTCGAAAAGTAAAAGGGTTTAATTCTCTGAGGAGATCAGCAAAAGGTTATTTTGAATTTTTATCCTCATTTTTGATAGTACTTACTTTTCCATGATTACGAACAGTAATGGGGGTTCCCTCAGGGAACTCCAGTTTAGTAAATACATCCTGTGTTATTCGAGGTGGATCAAGCAAGACACTTTTGACGTGGTACTGCATCCGCCATGAAAGTTTCTGTTTTCCCTCACGTTTTACTGTTCGTGAATGATAGCGGTCAGTGTGCGCTTTTATTGGAAACCAAACACCAGGACGAATCTCCTTCCATTCATCAACAGTCGACTCCGCAATTGGCATCTCTTTCGACCAACGGTACGTGTAGCTGAAATTACGCACGGGAATCAGATTTCGGTCCTTGGCAAGCCAAAGTTCCCACCCATTATGTCGGATACCGTTTGCTAAAGTCGTGTCGATTAAGATCTTAATACATTGTAATCCTTTAAATTCTGCATCACCGAGAATGTGCACAGAAATAACCCAATCACGGCTGAAGTAAGATGGATTTGGATATGCCGATATGGCCTTGATTCCTTTAAGATAGATTGAAAGGGGGACTTTCGGACACCCACTATCAAGCAGGAACATATGCGGACGCGCTAAATTTGTCAGGC
The Gimesia aquarii DNA segment above includes these coding regions:
- a CDS encoding VOC family protein produces the protein MQLGAFSISLTVKDIEASRAFYEKFGFEIFGGDASQNWLILKNGDHIIGLFQGMFEKNTLTFNPGWDSNATQLDSFTDIRDLQRELKSQGVQLVSEADEATTGPASFVAIDPDGNPILVDQHV
- a CDS encoding class I SAM-dependent methyltransferase, with translation MNTITMSAATAASYLESIHHLILWSGYMTSTVSDHYANHLGPIYSWMVGDFHTASASMSDYFDHIGITTNSSGCAIDLGCGHGVQTIPLAERGLRVVALDTCQHLLDELETKAEGLQIQTVHDDLLTFTNYIHEPIETIVCMGDTLTHLDSQDQIIQLIKNVAKALAPNGILCLSFRDYTTNELKGDARFIPVRSDEKRIHTCFLEYQPDFVCVHDILHTKASDGWEMSVSSYSKLRLSPNDVEQAAKDQRLQLINRFEKRGMIYLAFQRNSEENVAQ
- a CDS encoding nuclear transport factor 2 family protein, with product MTNRDLTLCFIERFCAGDVEGLVSILAENLQFRGPFHQFESREGYLTCLRHDPPVPSQFQVVSITESEDQVAVFFEYQKSNESVLIAQLFKCFDNQITEILLVFDGRGFVPD
- a CDS encoding GNAT family N-acetyltransferase — its product is MPLIWNYDQEHIEWEVLAHLYKIAPLGEKKAADLQKSFSNSMYKCFVFDGTQLIGVGRALADGVDCSYICDVAIHPDYQGKGIGKKIIQKLINLSEGHRKIILYANPGKEGFYKKLGFKRMSTAMAIFQNQTHALEVGLVNES